Proteins encoded together in one Corallococcus caeni window:
- a CDS encoding tetratricopeptide repeat protein — MQPEPTNWLPGIIVLSVAFVLAAAWLLYMKMKTGSALPDPSPKADGTVDDLAQRAQSLIEQLRTLEAEKHHFTAEHYTAEKARLEKEAAAALRAKDEHQKRQAAGDKAPARNVPAPTGWASRNPQMVGAMWGAGVVVFFGGLGYLLVSEQKPREEGQMGTGVTPPGMAQMQQQQQEMPQQDDELEQARQRLASNPGDVEAASMLSHELIRQQQFEEALKVTLKGLAVDPFNVELRVHRGVLRAASQGDLQGAEQELTELVDTWPDAQEALIFLGSLSLRRGDKAGALAHFERFTVEVPKNMQPPQLAPAIAQLRAEVAQP; from the coding sequence ATGCAGCCCGAGCCCACCAACTGGTTGCCCGGAATCATCGTCCTGTCGGTCGCCTTCGTGCTGGCGGCCGCGTGGCTCCTCTACATGAAGATGAAGACGGGGAGCGCACTGCCGGACCCGTCGCCGAAGGCGGACGGCACGGTGGACGACCTGGCGCAGCGGGCGCAGTCGCTCATCGAGCAGCTGCGCACGCTGGAGGCGGAGAAGCACCACTTCACCGCGGAGCACTACACGGCGGAGAAGGCGCGGCTGGAGAAGGAAGCGGCCGCCGCGTTGCGCGCGAAGGACGAGCACCAGAAGCGGCAGGCGGCGGGAGACAAGGCGCCCGCGCGCAACGTGCCAGCGCCCACGGGCTGGGCGTCGCGCAACCCGCAGATGGTGGGCGCGATGTGGGGCGCGGGCGTGGTCGTCTTCTTCGGCGGGCTGGGCTACCTGCTGGTGTCGGAGCAGAAGCCGCGCGAGGAGGGCCAGATGGGCACGGGAGTGACGCCGCCGGGCATGGCCCAGATGCAGCAGCAGCAGCAGGAGATGCCCCAGCAGGACGACGAGCTGGAGCAGGCGCGTCAGCGGCTGGCGTCGAACCCGGGCGACGTGGAGGCCGCGTCGATGCTGAGCCACGAGCTCATCCGCCAGCAGCAGTTCGAGGAAGCGCTGAAGGTGACGCTGAAGGGCCTGGCGGTGGATCCGTTCAACGTGGAGCTGCGGGTGCACCGGGGCGTGCTGCGCGCGGCGTCGCAGGGCGACCTCCAGGGCGCGGAGCAGGAACTCACGGAGCTGGTGGACACGTGGCCGGACGCGCAGGAGGCGCTCATCTTCCTGGGCAGCCTGTCGCTGCGCCGGGGCGACAAGGCAGGAGCACTGGCGCACTTTGAACGCTTCACGGTGGAAGTGCCCAAGAACATGCAGCCGCCACAGCTGGCCCCCGCCATCGCCCAGCTGCGCGCGGAGGTCGCGCAGCCGTAG
- a CDS encoding cytochrome c maturation protein CcmE, producing the protein MTPVNRNRLIALGALLFAGAGLGFIAFGNIGDNLVYYWSPSELISNGDKAYTATIRLGGVVQPGSIQWNEGHTTLDFRVADGPSADAKSVHVRSLETPPQMFREKIGVVVEGTYDKSGVFTSNRLMVNHSNEYRAPKEGESPRKWQDTLAEGATTATVTPPGAP; encoded by the coding sequence ATGACGCCCGTCAACCGCAACCGTCTCATCGCGCTGGGAGCCCTGCTCTTCGCCGGCGCCGGCCTTGGCTTCATCGCCTTCGGCAACATCGGCGACAACCTCGTCTATTACTGGAGCCCGTCGGAGCTGATCTCCAACGGCGACAAGGCCTACACGGCCACCATCCGCCTGGGCGGCGTGGTGCAGCCGGGCAGCATTCAGTGGAACGAGGGCCACACCACGCTGGACTTCCGCGTGGCGGACGGCCCGAGCGCGGACGCGAAGAGCGTGCACGTGCGCTCGCTGGAGACGCCCCCGCAGATGTTCCGCGAGAAGATCGGCGTCGTGGTGGAGGGCACCTACGACAAGTCCGGCGTCTTCACGTCCAACCGGCTGATGGTGAACCACTCCAACGAGTACCGCGCTCCCAAGGAGGGCGAGTCCCCGCGCAAGTGGCAGGACACGCTGGCCGAGGGCGCCACCACCGCCACCGTGACGCCGCCGGGGGCGCCGTGA
- a CDS encoding heme lyase CcmF/NrfE family subunit, translating to MNGMLGYGLVLAGLAFAAFGAILGLVGGMRRNDASYPWVLRAVWGFAACMVGSNLVMVEALINHDFSVKYVAQVGSRATPLIYTIVSLWSALEGSILFWGLIMGVYVAAFAFVHRKEHARYMQLALGTMLAVGVFFAFLIAGPANPWGAVSPVPADGPGPNPLLQNHFLMIIHPPMLYAGYVGMTVPFGVAVAGLLRGEIGEAWMAPLRRWTLIAWMFLTLGIVLGSWWAYAVLGWGGYWAWDPVENASFLPWLTATAFMHSTMVQERKRMLKLWTLSLALASFVLTILGTFMTRSGIFNSVHSFTQSDIGPTFLVFIAILLVVCIGLLATRGHLLAPEGRLTSLVSREASILVNNLVFVAITFTVLLGTLYPLVSEAVRGIRVSVGEPYFNKMAVPGGIAVLFLMGVGPVLPWGTPDKAALRRQFLIPAAVGIVVTIACYAAGLRGVYPLLTFGLGGFVTVITLRELAVPVRVRMTERKEGFVTALTTATGKARRRFGGYVVHLGIVLIIVAVAASSAYVKHTSGTLKKDGTMMLDGYQLKYVGLSSGEEPHRTFVAARLEVTAPNGKVSELRPRMNYYERSTDPVGTPAVRESPKEDLYVSLMAFSETTGTASFNVWVFPLVGWIWYSLPLLLLGTLIAVWPSRRAAVLRTDAAPVGAAPPLPGTDAERGAA from the coding sequence GTGAACGGAATGCTGGGCTATGGGCTGGTCCTCGCGGGCCTGGCCTTCGCGGCGTTCGGCGCGATCCTGGGGCTGGTGGGCGGCATGCGCCGCAACGACGCCAGCTACCCCTGGGTGCTGCGCGCGGTGTGGGGCTTCGCCGCGTGCATGGTGGGCAGCAACCTGGTGATGGTGGAAGCGCTCATCAACCACGACTTCAGCGTGAAGTACGTGGCCCAGGTGGGCAGCCGCGCGACGCCGCTCATCTACACCATCGTGTCGCTGTGGAGCGCGCTGGAGGGGTCCATCCTCTTCTGGGGCCTCATCATGGGCGTGTACGTGGCGGCGTTCGCCTTCGTGCACCGCAAGGAGCACGCGCGCTACATGCAGCTGGCGCTGGGCACCATGCTGGCCGTGGGCGTCTTCTTCGCCTTCCTCATCGCGGGCCCGGCCAACCCCTGGGGCGCCGTGTCGCCGGTGCCGGCGGACGGCCCGGGGCCCAACCCGCTCCTGCAGAACCACTTCCTGATGATCATCCACCCGCCCATGCTGTACGCGGGCTACGTGGGCATGACGGTGCCCTTCGGCGTCGCCGTGGCGGGCCTCTTGCGCGGGGAGATTGGTGAAGCGTGGATGGCGCCCCTGCGGCGCTGGACGCTCATCGCGTGGATGTTCCTCACGCTGGGCATCGTGCTGGGGTCCTGGTGGGCGTACGCGGTGCTGGGCTGGGGCGGCTACTGGGCGTGGGACCCGGTGGAGAACGCGTCCTTCCTGCCGTGGCTGACCGCGACGGCGTTCATGCACTCCACCATGGTGCAGGAGCGCAAGCGGATGCTGAAGCTGTGGACGCTGAGCCTCGCGCTGGCGTCGTTCGTGCTCACCATCCTGGGCACGTTCATGACCCGCTCCGGCATCTTCAACTCGGTGCACTCGTTCACCCAGTCGGACATCGGGCCCACGTTCCTGGTGTTCATCGCCATCCTGCTGGTGGTGTGCATTGGCCTGCTGGCCACGCGCGGCCACCTGCTGGCGCCGGAGGGCCGGCTCACGTCGCTGGTGTCGCGCGAGGCGAGCATCCTGGTGAACAACCTGGTGTTCGTGGCCATCACCTTCACGGTGCTGCTGGGCACGCTCTACCCGCTGGTGTCGGAGGCCGTGCGCGGCATCCGCGTGAGCGTGGGCGAGCCGTACTTCAACAAGATGGCGGTGCCGGGCGGCATCGCGGTGCTCTTCCTCATGGGCGTGGGCCCGGTGCTGCCCTGGGGCACGCCGGACAAGGCCGCGCTGCGCCGGCAGTTCCTCATCCCCGCGGCGGTGGGCATCGTCGTCACCATCGCCTGCTACGCGGCGGGCCTCCGCGGCGTGTACCCGCTGCTCACGTTCGGCCTGGGCGGCTTCGTCACCGTCATCACGCTGCGCGAGCTGGCGGTGCCGGTGCGCGTGCGCATGACGGAGCGCAAGGAAGGCTTCGTCACCGCGCTGACCACCGCGACGGGCAAGGCGCGCCGGCGCTTCGGCGGCTACGTGGTGCACCTGGGCATCGTGCTCATCATCGTCGCCGTGGCGGCCTCCAGCGCGTACGTGAAGCACACGTCCGGCACGCTGAAGAAGGACGGCACGATGATGCTGGACGGCTACCAGCTGAAGTACGTGGGCCTGTCCAGCGGCGAGGAGCCCCACCGCACCTTCGTCGCCGCGCGCCTGGAAGTCACGGCGCCCAACGGCAAGGTGTCGGAGCTGCGCCCGCGCATGAACTACTACGAGCGCAGCACGGACCCCGTGGGCACGCCCGCGGTGCGTGAGTCGCCGAAGGAGGACCTGTACGTGTCGCTGATGGCCTTCAGCGAGACGACGGGCACGGCGAGCTTCAACGTCTGGGTGTTCCCGCTGGTGGGATGGATCTGGTACAGCCTGCCGCTGCTGCTGCTGGGCACGCTCATCGCCGTATGGCCTTCCCGCCGGGCGGCGGTGCTGCGCACGGACGCGGCGCCGGTGGGCGCGGCGCCTCCCCTGCCGGGCACGGACGCCGAGCGGGGTGCGGCATGA
- a CDS encoding heme exporter protein CcmB, which translates to MSPTNPKRPPGLLATTLVLLRKDLLIEWRTRARLNALVFFAMATLLLFSFALGPDTKLLERNAGGYLWLAILFASVLSLGESFRVETENACLDGVRLAPADARAIFLSKALGNALLLLALAVVLVPVMVALYGVRIVTGVGDLAGILVLGSLALSAPGTVYAAISSNARARDVLLPLLLFPLVIPALLSAAKGTTLVLQGDPMQQLGSWQGLLLGFNLIYWGVGFVLFPRVIED; encoded by the coding sequence ATGAGCCCCACGAACCCCAAGCGTCCCCCGGGTCTGCTGGCGACGACGCTCGTCCTGTTGCGCAAGGACCTGCTCATCGAATGGCGCACCCGCGCGCGGCTCAACGCGCTGGTGTTCTTCGCCATGGCCACGCTGCTGCTCTTCTCCTTCGCGCTGGGCCCGGACACGAAGCTGTTGGAGCGCAACGCGGGCGGCTACCTGTGGCTGGCCATCCTCTTCGCCAGCGTCCTGTCCCTGGGCGAGTCCTTCCGCGTGGAGACGGAGAACGCCTGCCTGGACGGCGTGCGGCTGGCCCCCGCGGACGCGCGCGCCATCTTCCTCTCCAAGGCGCTGGGCAACGCCCTGCTGCTGCTGGCGCTGGCGGTGGTGCTGGTGCCCGTGATGGTGGCCCTGTACGGGGTGCGCATCGTCACGGGGGTCGGTGACCTGGCGGGCATCCTGGTCCTGGGCAGCCTGGCGCTCAGCGCCCCGGGGACCGTCTACGCGGCCATCTCCAGCAATGCGCGAGCCCGGGATGTTCTGCTGCCTCTGCTATTGTTCCCGCTCGTCATCCCGGCCCTCCTCTCCGCTGCCAAGGGCACCACGCTCGTACTCCAGGGTGACCCGATGCAGCAGCTGGGCTCTTGGCAGGGGCTGCTGCTGGGGTTCAATCTGATTTACTGGGGCGTGGGCTTCGTGCTGTTTCCCCGGGTCATCGAGGACTGA
- a CDS encoding cytochrome c-type biogenesis protein encodes MNAVLVSLTLALSLATGQFAPQQAASDPLAPVQEARVQQLAKKLRCAVCQGLSVADSPSSMARAQLDKVRELVADGKTDTEIVDYFVARYGEWVLLEPRAEGFNWFVWLGPVALVLGGLFVILKQRQPLPEGAAPAEAAPAPSPSTPAPSTDDADPYLQAVRRELER; translated from the coding sequence ATGAATGCCGTCCTCGTCTCGTTGACCCTCGCCCTGAGCCTTGCCACGGGGCAGTTTGCGCCGCAGCAGGCCGCGAGTGATCCGCTCGCGCCGGTCCAGGAGGCGCGGGTGCAGCAGCTGGCGAAGAAGCTGCGCTGCGCGGTGTGCCAGGGCCTGTCGGTGGCGGACAGCCCGTCGTCCATGGCGCGCGCGCAGTTGGACAAGGTGCGCGAGCTGGTCGCGGACGGCAAGACGGACACGGAGATCGTCGACTACTTCGTGGCGCGCTACGGCGAGTGGGTGCTGCTGGAGCCGCGCGCGGAGGGCTTCAACTGGTTCGTCTGGCTGGGGCCCGTCGCGCTGGTGCTGGGCGGCCTCTTCGTCATCCTGAAGCAGCGTCAGCCCCTGCCCGAGGGCGCCGCGCCAGCGGAAGCCGCGCCGGCCCCCTCCCCTTCCACTCCCGCGCCGTCCACCGACGACGCGGACCCCTATCTCCAGGCCGTGCGCCGGGAGCTGGAGCGCTAA
- a CDS encoding TlpA family protein disulfide reductase yields the protein MKRWRLPLVFTAVGAALLFVLFQGFGRDPHEVPFMLKGAPAPDFVLKPLDGGDPVKLADLKGRPVVINFWASWCGPCKYEHPVLEWGARELGAQAVFMGVVFEDTEPNALDFLRRMGASFPQLMDERSRMAVDYGVAGVPETYFIDAQGIIRGKHVGPIDPQTLATRVKELNQPVAGPTAEAARQP from the coding sequence ATGAAGCGCTGGCGGCTTCCCCTGGTGTTCACCGCCGTCGGGGCGGCGCTGCTCTTCGTCCTCTTCCAGGGCTTCGGGCGCGACCCGCACGAGGTGCCCTTCATGTTGAAGGGCGCGCCCGCGCCGGACTTCGTGCTCAAGCCGCTGGACGGCGGCGACCCCGTGAAGCTCGCGGACCTCAAGGGCCGCCCGGTGGTCATCAACTTCTGGGCGTCGTGGTGTGGCCCCTGCAAGTACGAGCACCCGGTGCTCGAGTGGGGCGCGCGCGAGCTGGGCGCCCAGGCCGTGTTCATGGGCGTCGTCTTCGAGGACACGGAGCCCAACGCGCTCGACTTCCTGCGCCGCATGGGCGCCAGCTTCCCGCAGCTGATGGACGAGCGCTCGCGCATGGCGGTGGACTACGGCGTCGCGGGCGTGCCGGAGACGTACTTCATCGACGCGCAGGGCATCATCCGCGGCAAGCACGTGGGTCCCATTGATCCGCAGACGCTGGCCACCCGGGTGAAGGAGCTGAACCAGCCCGTGGCCGGCCCCACCGCGGAAGCCGCGCGGCAGCCCTGA
- the ccmA gene encoding heme ABC exporter ATP-binding protein CcmA yields MPPPPSGSAPALALHDVSKRYGRRWALARLTYALPAGRSLLLTGHNGSGKTTLLRLVATALGPTAGRVEVLGRDAVLDREAVRRDVALLSHASFLYEDLTAQQNLMVLGRLLGVDAPQDVADALLNKVGLTRRTDSPVRGFSAGMRKRLAIARLLMKAPALALLDEPFGELDPAGIQDMEGVIAELKAGGTTVVLATHLIEQGLSLCEERLHLQDGRAVAA; encoded by the coding sequence ATGCCCCCTCCCCCCTCTGGATCAGCGCCCGCGCTCGCCCTCCACGACGTGAGCAAGCGCTATGGGCGAAGGTGGGCGCTGGCGCGGCTCACCTACGCGCTGCCCGCCGGCCGTTCGCTGCTGCTCACCGGCCACAACGGCTCCGGGAAGACGACGCTCCTGCGCCTCGTGGCCACCGCGCTGGGGCCCACCGCGGGCCGGGTGGAGGTGCTGGGCCGGGACGCCGTCCTGGATCGCGAGGCGGTGCGCCGCGACGTGGCGCTCCTGTCCCACGCCAGCTTCCTCTACGAGGACCTCACCGCGCAGCAGAACCTGATGGTGCTGGGGCGCCTCTTGGGCGTGGACGCGCCGCAGGACGTCGCGGACGCGCTGCTCAACAAGGTGGGCCTCACCCGCCGCACGGACAGCCCGGTGCGCGGCTTCAGCGCGGGCATGCGCAAGCGCCTGGCCATCGCGCGGCTCCTGATGAAGGCCCCGGCCCTGGCGCTGCTGGATGAACCCTTCGGCGAACTGGACCCCGCCGGCATCCAGGACATGGAGGGCGTCATCGCGGAATTGAAGGCGGGCGGCACCACCGTGGTGCTGGCCACGCACCTCATCGAACAGGGCCTGAGCCTCTGCGAGGAACGGCTGCACCTGCAGGACGGCCGGGCGGTGGCGGCATGA
- the ccsA gene encoding cytochrome c biogenesis protein CcsA — translation MNKFVKFGLPALTLALLGAGWWLGLAWAPPDREMGEVQRIMYVHVPLQWMAMMAMFINFVAAVTYLLRQSWKTDAMAEASAEVGLLFGTLGMITGSIWGRPTWGVYWSWDPRLTSEAILLVSYTGYLVLRRFVEDPEKRAVWSAVVAIIGAINLPIVWFSVRWWRSLHQVQSSPKTVDPQMVLPLRVSAFGMLALLIVFMVHRYRIALAERQAEVALPEALPTDDPALRATHSSKVA, via the coding sequence ATGAACAAGTTCGTCAAGTTTGGCCTGCCGGCGCTGACGCTGGCGCTCTTGGGCGCGGGCTGGTGGCTGGGCCTTGCGTGGGCGCCGCCCGACCGTGAGATGGGCGAGGTGCAGCGCATCATGTACGTCCACGTGCCGCTCCAGTGGATGGCCATGATGGCCATGTTCATCAACTTCGTGGCCGCGGTGACGTACCTGCTGCGTCAGTCGTGGAAGACGGACGCGATGGCGGAGGCCTCCGCGGAGGTCGGCCTGCTCTTCGGCACGCTGGGCATGATTACGGGCTCCATCTGGGGCCGCCCCACCTGGGGCGTGTACTGGTCCTGGGACCCGCGCCTGACGTCGGAGGCCATCCTGCTGGTGTCCTACACGGGCTACCTGGTGCTGCGGCGCTTCGTGGAGGACCCGGAGAAGCGCGCGGTGTGGAGCGCGGTGGTGGCCATCATCGGGGCCATCAACCTGCCCATCGTGTGGTTCTCCGTGCGCTGGTGGCGCAGCCTCCACCAGGTGCAGTCCAGCCCCAAGACGGTGGACCCGCAGATGGTGCTGCCCCTGCGCGTGTCGGCGTTCGGCATGCTGGCGCTGCTCATCGTCTTCATGGTGCACCGCTACCGCATCGCGCTCGCGGAGCGGCAGGCGGAGGTGGCGCTGCCGGAGGCGCTGCCCACGGACGACCCCGCGCTGCGCGCGACCCATTCCTCGAAGGTGGCCTGA
- the exoL gene encoding spore coat polysaccharide deacetylase ExoL, which translates to MAAYRRSQSGGRRILIVSYHRVVSDFTGELQRSIPGLLISQETFRRHLEEANAAGYELASIGDAVDVMEGRRTAKKDLFVVTFDDGYRDVYRYAYPVLKQMGVPAITYLPTAFINTDKRFNHDRLFHLLRCVQERKFRPDYDTMPTPSVQLLGPILTGRKTASAALDDFIGEHPTRVLTGIIDSLEQQLGGGADLVPEQGDVMNWDEVRQMARDGFEFGAHTLGHTVLTLEPTEVVEKEIVESKQTIEREVGVQVKDFAYCNGWYSDEMIRVLKQNGFRSGVTTEDLPNRVGGDPFAFKRKVMWENFSLGMMGDYSSTLTVCQFDDCFGVLGMSHPVLGHRPHILAPMNTSNVLVEELDAALAKATPVDVVDVTAPVIASDPAVAPGTAGAQVVVAPNVALASEAAQPEELQ; encoded by the coding sequence ATGGCGGCGTACCGCCGTTCGCAGTCGGGGGGCCGGCGCATCCTCATCGTGAGCTACCACCGCGTGGTGAGCGACTTCACGGGGGAGCTGCAGCGCTCCATCCCGGGCCTGCTCATCTCCCAGGAGACGTTCCGCCGTCACCTGGAGGAGGCGAACGCCGCGGGCTACGAGCTGGCGAGCATCGGTGACGCGGTGGACGTGATGGAGGGCCGGCGCACCGCGAAGAAGGACCTGTTCGTGGTGACGTTCGACGACGGCTACCGCGACGTGTACCGGTACGCGTACCCGGTGCTCAAGCAGATGGGGGTGCCGGCCATCACCTACCTGCCCACGGCGTTCATCAACACGGACAAGCGCTTCAACCACGACCGGCTGTTCCACCTGCTGCGCTGCGTGCAGGAGCGGAAGTTCCGCCCGGACTACGACACCATGCCCACCCCGTCGGTGCAGCTGTTGGGGCCCATCCTCACCGGGCGCAAGACGGCGTCCGCGGCGCTGGACGACTTCATCGGCGAGCACCCGACGCGCGTGCTCACGGGCATCATCGACTCGCTGGAGCAGCAGCTGGGCGGCGGCGCGGACCTGGTGCCGGAGCAGGGCGACGTCATGAACTGGGACGAGGTGCGCCAGATGGCGCGCGACGGCTTCGAGTTCGGCGCGCACACGCTGGGCCACACGGTGCTGACGCTGGAGCCCACGGAGGTGGTGGAGAAGGAGATCGTCGAGTCCAAGCAGACCATCGAGCGCGAGGTCGGCGTCCAGGTGAAGGACTTCGCGTACTGCAACGGCTGGTACTCGGATGAGATGATCCGCGTGCTCAAGCAGAACGGCTTCCGCTCCGGCGTCACCACGGAGGACCTGCCCAACCGCGTGGGCGGCGACCCGTTCGCCTTCAAGCGCAAGGTGATGTGGGAGAACTTCAGCCTGGGGATGATGGGGGACTACTCGTCCACGCTCACGGTGTGCCAGTTCGATGACTGCTTCGGCGTGCTGGGCATGAGCCACCCGGTGCTGGGCCACCGCCCGCACATCCTGGCCCCGATGAACACCTCCAACGTGCTCGTCGAGGAGCTGGACGCCGCGCTCGCGAAGGCGACGCCGGTGGACGTCGTGGACGTGACAGCGCCGGTGATTGCGTCTGATCCAGCGGTTGCGCCGGGCACGGCGGGTGCGCAGGTCGTGGTGGCGCCGAACGTGGCCCTTGCCTCGGAGGCGGCGCAGCCGGAGGAGCTCCAGTGA
- a CDS encoding D-2-hydroxyacid dehydrogenase family protein, with protein MEKLRCAILDDYQGVSMRLADWSSVSAQVEVTVFREHFSGEGELVAALSPFDILVVMRERTPFPKALIERLPRLRLLVTSGMRNASIDLAAATARGVTVCGTASATEPPVELTWALILALARNVVGESTAFRQGGPWQHSVGVDLHGKRLGLLGLGKIGSRVARVGAAFGMDVVAWSPNLTDARAAEVGVTRAPSKEALLETSDFVSIHLVLGERSRGLVGRAELARMRPTAYLINTSRAAIVEQAALVEALQQGVIAGAAVDVFETEPVPADDVLRTLPNLLATPHLGYVSQGNYATYFREAVEDLRAFLDGAPIRRLG; from the coding sequence TGGTCGTCCGTGAGCGCCCAGGTCGAGGTGACGGTGTTCCGCGAGCACTTCTCCGGTGAGGGGGAGTTGGTCGCGGCGCTGTCGCCGTTCGACATCCTGGTCGTGATGCGGGAGCGCACGCCGTTCCCGAAGGCGCTGATTGAACGATTGCCACGGCTGCGATTGCTGGTGACGTCGGGGATGCGGAACGCGTCCATCGACCTGGCGGCGGCCACGGCGCGCGGCGTGACGGTGTGCGGAACAGCGAGCGCGACGGAGCCTCCCGTGGAGCTGACGTGGGCGTTGATCTTGGCGCTCGCGCGGAACGTGGTGGGGGAGAGCACGGCGTTCCGGCAGGGCGGCCCGTGGCAGCACTCCGTGGGCGTGGACCTGCATGGGAAGCGGCTGGGGCTGCTGGGCCTGGGGAAGATTGGGAGCCGGGTGGCGCGCGTGGGCGCCGCGTTCGGGATGGACGTGGTCGCGTGGAGCCCGAACCTCACGGATGCGAGGGCCGCTGAAGTCGGGGTGACGCGGGCCCCGTCGAAGGAGGCGCTCCTGGAGACGAGCGACTTCGTGTCCATCCACCTGGTGCTGGGGGAGCGCTCCAGAGGGCTGGTGGGGCGCGCGGAGCTCGCGAGGATGCGGCCCACGGCGTACCTCATCAACACGTCCCGCGCGGCCATCGTGGAGCAGGCGGCGCTCGTGGAAGCGCTCCAGCAGGGTGTCATCGCGGGCGCCGCGGTGGATGTCTTTGAAACGGAGCCGGTGCCCGCGGATGATGTCTTGAGGACGCTGCCGAACCTGCTCGCGACGCCGCACCTGGGCTACGTGTCCCAGGGGAACTACGCGACGTACTTCCGTGAAGCCGTGGAGGACCTCCGCGCATTCCTCGATGGCGCGCCCATCCGCAGGCTGGGGTGA
- a CDS encoding zinc ribbon domain-containing protein encodes MQCPECGESAADVRLSYCENCGAKMPARPAPPPRASSAKSQRPSRPMSEPAYAAEILDEEEDARQQGRAGAAPPRGARAQPPPDAYEDPYTGPRWLKDVPGHSQSVVGVGLVTFSLVLSILPFFPSVGVLGTLLTLVGSVALVARELRRDGNAPGWVDHVPLVLMRPEVPAAFTLLLLALTLRLLSGFNLLLPLWAVGTVLIAVEQYRLVIAEPDGVGRDFDLRSLLGFPRVLALAGVVVCVVALFLPWGKVMADGSSLPDNAPVPGSVRGAPPELRVLPTTRPSDDSLYSQGGGVASRSGWDLPLSELPLLALLSLLVLAALRPDVERPALLRWVPVGAVSVSLLWALAGVKLAVGPFAFLVGLGAVGFHAVRHALGRDEPPGLLPPEDDPYDPDQDLETEPDSGYRS; translated from the coding sequence ATGCAGTGCCCCGAGTGCGGTGAGAGCGCGGCGGACGTCCGCTTGAGTTACTGCGAGAACTGCGGCGCGAAGATGCCGGCCCGCCCGGCCCCGCCGCCGCGTGCCAGCAGCGCGAAGAGCCAGCGCCCCAGCCGCCCCATGAGCGAGCCGGCCTATGCGGCGGAGATTTTGGATGAGGAGGAGGACGCCCGGCAGCAGGGCCGCGCCGGCGCCGCGCCTCCGCGTGGCGCCAGGGCGCAGCCTCCGCCGGACGCGTACGAGGATCCGTACACCGGCCCGCGCTGGCTGAAGGACGTGCCGGGCCACTCGCAGAGCGTGGTGGGCGTGGGGCTGGTGACGTTCTCGCTGGTGCTGTCCATCCTCCCCTTCTTCCCCAGCGTGGGCGTGCTGGGCACGCTGCTGACGCTCGTGGGGAGCGTGGCACTGGTCGCGCGCGAGCTGCGCCGCGACGGCAACGCGCCGGGCTGGGTGGACCACGTGCCGCTGGTGCTGATGCGGCCGGAGGTCCCCGCCGCGTTCACGCTGCTGCTCCTGGCCCTGACGCTGCGGCTCCTGTCGGGCTTCAACCTGCTGCTGCCCCTGTGGGCGGTGGGGACGGTGCTGATCGCCGTGGAGCAGTACCGGCTGGTCATCGCGGAGCCGGACGGCGTGGGCCGCGACTTCGACCTCCGCTCGCTGCTGGGCTTTCCCCGGGTGCTGGCGCTGGCGGGGGTGGTGGTGTGCGTGGTGGCGCTGTTCCTTCCCTGGGGGAAGGTGATGGCGGACGGGTCGAGCCTGCCGGACAACGCGCCGGTGCCGGGGAGCGTGCGTGGCGCGCCGCCGGAGCTGCGCGTGCTGCCCACGACGCGGCCCTCGGATGACTCGCTCTACAGCCAGGGGGGCGGCGTCGCGTCGCGCTCGGGCTGGGACCTGCCGCTGTCGGAGCTGCCGCTCCTGGCGCTCCTGTCGCTGCTCGTGCTCGCGGCGCTGCGGCCGGACGTGGAGCGCCCGGCCTTGCTGCGGTGGGTGCCGGTGGGCGCGGTGAGCGTGAGCCTGCTCTGGGCGCTCGCGGGGGTGAAGCTCGCGGTGGGGCCGTTCGCGTTCCTCGTCGGCCTGGGGGCGGTGGGCTTCCATGCCGTGCGCCACGCGCTGGGCCGCGACGAGCCGCCAGGGTTGCTGCCCCCGGAGGACGACCCCTACGACCCGGACCAGGACCTGGAGACCGAGCCCGACTCGGGCTACCGGAGCTAG